From a region of the Lepus europaeus isolate LE1 chromosome 17, mLepTim1.pri, whole genome shotgun sequence genome:
- the DNAJB12 gene encoding dnaJ homolog subfamily B member 12 isoform X1, with protein MESNKDEAERCISIALKAIQSNQPDRALRFLDKAQRLYPTPRVRALIESLNQKSQSPGSQPHSTDASHATHRKAAGPEAPSANGEAGGGESTKGYTAEQVAAVKRVKQCKDYYEILGVSRGASDEDLKKAYRKLALKFHPDKNHAPGATEAFKAIGTAYAVLSNPEKRKQYDQFGDDKSQAARHGPGRGDFHRGFEADISPEDLFNMFFGGGFPSSNVHVYSNGRMRYTYQQRQDRRENQGDGGLGVFVQLMPILILILVSALSQLMVSSPPYSLSLRPSVGHIHKRVTDHLNVPYYVADTFAEEYTGSSLKTVERNVEDDYIANLRNNCWKEKQQKEGLLYRARYFGDSNMYHKAQKMTTPSCNRLSETMKSLENFW; from the exons ATGGAATCCAACAAGGATGAAGCCGAGCGTTGTATTAGCATCGCCCTCAAGGCCATCCAGAGCAACCAGCCCGACCGGGCCCTCCGCTTCCTGGACAAGGCACAGCGGCTGTACCCGACGCCGCGAGTTCGCG CCCTAATCGAGTCCCTCAACCAGAAGTCACAATCTCCCGGGAGCCAGCCCCACTCCACAGACGCGTCCCATGCCACCCACAGGAAAGCAGCGGGGCCCGAGGCCCCCTCAGCCAACGGAGAAGCCGGAGGAGGAGAGAGCACCAAAGGCTACACTGCAGAACAAGTAGCCGCTGTGAAGAG GGTCAAGCAGTGCAAAGATTACTACGAGATCCTGGGTGTGAGCAGAGGCGCCTCCGACGAGGACTTGAAGAAGGCCTACCGCAAGCTGGCCCTCAAATTCCACCCGGACAAGAACCACGCGCCCGGCGCCACTGAAGCTTTCAAAG CCATTGGCACAGCGTATGCTGTACTTAGCAACCCAGAGAAAAGGAAGCAGTATGACCAGTTCGGCGACGACAAGAGCCAGGCAGCCCGGCACGGCCCTGGGCGCGGGGACTTCCACCGTGGCTTCGAGGCTGACATCTCTCCCGAGGACCTCTTCAACATGTTCTTTGGTGGTGGCTTCCCTTCCA GTAACGTCCACGTGTACAGCAACGGCCGCATGCGCTATACCTACCAGCAAAGGCAGGACCGCAGGGAGAACCAGGGTGAC GGCGGGCTTGGGGTGTTTGTCCAGCTGATGCCCATCCTCATCCTGATCCTCGTGTCCGCTCTCAGCCAGCTCATGGTCTCCAGTCCACCCTACAGTCTAAGTCTAAGACC GTCGGTGGGCCACATCCACAAACGAGTCACTGACCACCTGAACGTCCCGTACTACGTGGCCGACACCTTCGCCGAGGAGTACACGGGCTCCAGCCTGAAGACGGTGGAGCGGAACGTGGAAGACGACTACATTGCCAACCTCCGCAACAACTGctggaaggagaagcagcaga AGGAAGGCTTGCTGTACCGGGCCCGCTACTTCGGTGACTCCAATATGTACCACAAGGCACAGAAGATGACCACCCCAAGCTGTAACCGGCTGTCAGAG ACTATGAAATCCCTGGAGAACTTTTGGTGA
- the DNAJB12 gene encoding dnaJ homolog subfamily B member 12 isoform X2: MESNKDEAERCISIALKAIQSNQPDRALRFLDKAQRLYPTPRVRALIESLNQKSQSPGSQPHSTDASHATHRKAAGPEAPSANGEAGGGESTKGYTAEQVAAVKRVKQCKDYYEILGVSRGASDEDLKKAYRKLALKFHPDKNHAPGATEAFKAIGTAYAVLSNPEKRKQYDQFGDDKSQAARHGPGRGDFHRGFEADISPEDLFNMFFGGGFPSSNVHVYSNGRMRYTYQQRQDRRENQGDGGLGVFVQLMPILILILVSALSQLMVSSPPYSLSLRPSVGHIHKRVTDHLNVPYYVADTFAEEYTGSSLKTVERNVEDDYIANLRNNCWKEKQQKEGLLYRARYFGDSNMYHKAQKMTTPSCNRLSEVHG; encoded by the exons ATGGAATCCAACAAGGATGAAGCCGAGCGTTGTATTAGCATCGCCCTCAAGGCCATCCAGAGCAACCAGCCCGACCGGGCCCTCCGCTTCCTGGACAAGGCACAGCGGCTGTACCCGACGCCGCGAGTTCGCG CCCTAATCGAGTCCCTCAACCAGAAGTCACAATCTCCCGGGAGCCAGCCCCACTCCACAGACGCGTCCCATGCCACCCACAGGAAAGCAGCGGGGCCCGAGGCCCCCTCAGCCAACGGAGAAGCCGGAGGAGGAGAGAGCACCAAAGGCTACACTGCAGAACAAGTAGCCGCTGTGAAGAG GGTCAAGCAGTGCAAAGATTACTACGAGATCCTGGGTGTGAGCAGAGGCGCCTCCGACGAGGACTTGAAGAAGGCCTACCGCAAGCTGGCCCTCAAATTCCACCCGGACAAGAACCACGCGCCCGGCGCCACTGAAGCTTTCAAAG CCATTGGCACAGCGTATGCTGTACTTAGCAACCCAGAGAAAAGGAAGCAGTATGACCAGTTCGGCGACGACAAGAGCCAGGCAGCCCGGCACGGCCCTGGGCGCGGGGACTTCCACCGTGGCTTCGAGGCTGACATCTCTCCCGAGGACCTCTTCAACATGTTCTTTGGTGGTGGCTTCCCTTCCA GTAACGTCCACGTGTACAGCAACGGCCGCATGCGCTATACCTACCAGCAAAGGCAGGACCGCAGGGAGAACCAGGGTGAC GGCGGGCTTGGGGTGTTTGTCCAGCTGATGCCCATCCTCATCCTGATCCTCGTGTCCGCTCTCAGCCAGCTCATGGTCTCCAGTCCACCCTACAGTCTAAGTCTAAGACC GTCGGTGGGCCACATCCACAAACGAGTCACTGACCACCTGAACGTCCCGTACTACGTGGCCGACACCTTCGCCGAGGAGTACACGGGCTCCAGCCTGAAGACGGTGGAGCGGAACGTGGAAGACGACTACATTGCCAACCTCCGCAACAACTGctggaaggagaagcagcaga AGGAAGGCTTGCTGTACCGGGCCCGCTACTTCGGTGACTCCAATATGTACCACAAGGCACAGAAGATGACCACCCCAAGCTGTAACCGGCTGTCAGAGGTGCATGGATAG